From a single Candidatus Neomarinimicrobiota bacterium genomic region:
- a CDS encoding ankyrin repeat domain-containing protein, with protein sequence MGQVMLYSQRQVALAAFIGTPAASAILMARNFRRFGKPEKSKTTIAIGIVVMLLEVLVAVFLPNGPFLGIIPFLAVATVQIWYGKTQKDTYLQMLEQEANKAGSSEVIGMGLIWLIPICALLLILNTIFPDNTVTSNDPFAENTDMLIQCAQKGQLLKLRFEYFKRKQFGEIENNVLEKALAEAIQNNHFEVCKYLLAKEVNVNNKTYHMETPLNLAIWKADDIIVNYLLEQGADVNLAGYQEATALQWAAEQGRISVVKDLLDRGAQINSRNFSYAFQDDLDPDTELNIVKLFLDHGIQTEDISIHSAIGRGRRIEILKLFLERGADPNSRDGFWKPVLHEAVQYGSLEQVKVLLEAGADTEAIFKYETPLDLAIKKGRKDVEDLLRAYGTK encoded by the coding sequence ATGGGTCAAGTCATGCTTTATAGTCAGCGACAAGTCGCATTAGCTGCATTTATTGGAACACCGGCAGCATCTGCCATTTTAATGGCACGCAATTTTCGCCGGTTTGGCAAACCTGAAAAAAGTAAAACAACTATCGCTATAGGAATCGTTGTCATGCTGCTCGAGGTACTTGTAGCAGTGTTTCTTCCTAATGGTCCATTTCTTGGAATTATACCTTTCCTTGCTGTGGCAACTGTCCAAATCTGGTATGGCAAAACCCAGAAGGACACCTATCTACAAATGCTTGAGCAAGAGGCTAACAAAGCAGGATCAAGTGAGGTCATTGGAATGGGTCTGATCTGGCTGATTCCCATCTGTGCATTGCTGCTCATCTTAAATACCATATTTCCAGATAACACCGTCACAAGCAATGACCCTTTTGCAGAAAACACTGATATGTTGATTCAGTGTGCACAGAAAGGTCAGCTCTTAAAACTCAGGTTTGAGTATTTTAAAAGAAAGCAATTTGGTGAGATTGAAAATAATGTGCTTGAAAAGGCACTAGCAGAAGCTATCCAAAACAATCATTTTGAAGTGTGTAAGTATCTACTTGCAAAAGAAGTCAATGTTAATAATAAAACCTACCACATGGAAACACCCCTGAATTTGGCGATCTGGAAAGCCGATGACATTATTGTGAACTACCTTTTAGAGCAGGGTGCGGATGTGAATCTCGCTGGCTACCAAGAGGCAACGGCTCTCCAGTGGGCTGCCGAACAAGGTAGAATATCAGTTGTGAAGGATCTTCTTGACCGAGGGGCACAGATTAATAGTCGTAATTTTAGTTATGCCTTTCAGGATGATCTGGATCCTGACACAGAGCTGAATATTGTGAAACTTTTCCTGGATCATGGTATTCAAACCGAGGATATATCTATTCATAGTGCCATCGGTAGGGGACGCCGGATTGAAATCCTGAAACTCTTCCTCGAGCGTGGCGCTGACCCCAATTCACGTGATGGTTTCTGGAAACCCGTTTTGCATGAAGCAGTCCAGTATGGCTCACTTGAGCAGGTAAAGGTACTCCTTGAAGCCGGTGCAGATACTGAAGCTATTTTTAAGTATGAAACACCCTTGGACCTCGCCATTAAAAAAGGGAGAAAGGATGTTGAAGATTTATTGAGAGCGTATGGGACAAAATGA